One window of the Populus nigra chromosome 4, ddPopNigr1.1, whole genome shotgun sequence genome contains the following:
- the LOC133692195 gene encoding uncharacterized protein LOC133692195 isoform X1 produces the protein MVQTRPHRYVKDQRIATTAMDPRSSYFHHTKYANPPSPTLPLLPPPPPPYRNNLSFHHHINFLAPPPPPPQQLRPPQTPQFSPRNPQFSYNHSPNHPQIHDNYHHQLSHHDLPHFTQLPRVSHQFNDERLPPRRLPESDHRVHEPRPDFRVLRNDRQTRHELEGNPNPNSRLIQDRNIVIDRESEHYHIRGEFGSNSDRSSAGDFRTVSNQVRGFESNSGNYENRRRLNYDYHDKGSENQSWFRDREVVREPRDSSIEFGSNEIGDGETRIATGKREHYRSREGNLEVERHGGKRSREGSYEFKRTPRKQVQKKSALLRIQQPSYRNREDERLPYSGYVDDTKSSSFRGKDQESGFFRGKDKDKVIHTDRGMGEGEREGSPVELDVSFKSNSLVAKAILTPSSTTVGASETILTPRNSKVRKVLVPAKDKDSINSSMNKPSKVAVEVGKGASVASKASSSDKDLKKSREGVIASGITNVRDSSSPPLKNRVEMPMKRTVAVRIGTPGKISSLSGKKKKVVKRVVKKVVSHNSTLSSSQPTKTRDEPVKADSFAHTPAEPRDTDKAATVADVNSQPCPIEATVIPENERMERFEKFMESGQAGAGAYSGNLFAYNSSGKKSCSRSPLGSSNHNETKFGESFVNGDCAKALHAIPNIDNSLTKSLDEIISSDIGGVEDVSNQPCQNGDSCLLENNAVRGSLKVMNSIEGNTDFGLLSIEKTIIHEDPMYSCIPVMGLDVASINSQQRITVSDKGTSDIGCKEPCRNQGSPLAESGITDFLQGASFPVGSNEIFAVSISEETGSQNAVIRLNQGVGTILGSPNCFTNVEEIDISGHGTGDGMGEELSQDGAAKTLESEPIRGSLDTKVSTSGGEDEANDIKKNDKKIEMPQSDLSRTDVPDMHLEPANMVTSTTAHWVDTTLRLCFEDDGTATCTFSGAQFVDAGSQSCSNVVSVLHEGSLTDVSAAKVSVRSSADVGQRGVSQRNEKNRKSSAPQLELCSPVESDADEGPVFAGNSTSGMEVPSNSGDSLTLPKGEVVVSDMDSLCTSDLLLAQKGIALLENGSAGEHLSSVASIKDAFEVDGLKDVQSHLSVEELAVKKVQSHSLFVSVGEDIINTIPVVVGGRNQNDSMDIDAVEGAKVDIDAAEEQVGTESVTDHCQIPSKLQTRYLDENMPSIDVDDGGFHGAKNDSPCMSNNPSSFGDGFGVSLTNSGDELMENVPETLSDRGSPETLPDVMGTSLSKNSVEKIHENDDKIAAERPVINVCSDSSMSISSSQNAKVVLNLDHAVERDQLLTGKTGHLPSQDSKITTQMPNAKSGDLYGKKNQSSHPISKIYSGRSSFVFSASKSSASSSRISKTRTWHRNDNCSDSAPPPNKAFSSTVPAQRQFPRKGDKSQRTSYIRKGNSLVRKPTSVAQSPGPHALSSSVYQLNSSGTDEPKKSAGSDSRIDLADPLNVLRTGGMDASFEKPRTPSLSSVSKISNRASNSFGGRASSPLAEHLHSLCTETVTVPAKLLESNDVPKSSDDVLKISGSPITQNSQISNLECHSDPNDGNTVALVNGKSLTYVKRKSNQLVASSNPCASSVQNAHNTSSDSYYKRRKNQLIRTSLESQIKQTASIPDESLNSEGQTALNSFSRNFSKRRLRKVVTKTCKPSKLSLVWTLHGAQLSKNDGDSSHCGKVLPHLFPWKRATYRRSSLPNSSSISDHSSLSTIGYNNCRKLLLLRKRNTEYTRSKHGFSLRKSKVLSVGGSSLKWSKSIEKHSKKANEEATLAVAAAERKKREQRGAAHVACPTKSRNISRKFTQRERIFRVGSVRYKMDSSRQTLQRISDDESSCAGALQKEKDAKKLYIPRRLMIGKDEYVRIGNGNQLIRDPKKRTRILASEKVQWSLHTARSRLARKRKYCQFFTRFGKCNKDDGKCPFIHDSSKIAVCTKFLNGLCFNPDCKLTHKVIPERMPDCSYFLQGLCTNKNCPYRHVHVNPNASTCEGFLRGYCADGNECLKKHSYVCPSFEAIGSCPQGSKCKLHHPKNRTKEKKSKRSRENNAQGRYFGLMHINATKTRNAVPGKLYVQDNDTICFKGIADYISLDVSDEEVVENNNPGDLHTAFGDSDPLNLQLGDLDKLIKPVRIMNI, from the exons ATGGTCCAAACGCGGCCACACAGATACGTCAAAGATCAAAGAATAGCTACCACCGCTATGGATCCTCGATCTTCCTATTTCCATCACACAAAGTACGCCAATCCTCCTTCTCCTACTCTTCCTCTTCTcccccctccccctcctccTTACCGTAACAACCTTAGTTTTCATCACCATATCAACTTCCTTGCACCACCGCCGCCACCTCCACAACAACTCCGTCCACCACAAACACCACAATTCTCCCCTCGGAACCCTCAATTCTCCTATAACCATAGCCCTAATCACCCCCAAATTCACGATAACTATCACCACCAGCTGTCGCACCATGACCTCCCTCACTTCACTCAATTGCCTAGGGTTTCTCATCAATTCAACGACGAGCGTCTGCCGCCGCGTCGTTTACCCGAATCCGACCACCGTGTTCATGAACCCCGACCTGATTTTAGGGTTCTGCGTAATGATCGGCAAACTAGGCATGAATTGGAAGGTAATCCCAATCCTAATTCTAGACTTATTCAGGACCGTAATATCGTGATTGATCGTGAGAGCGAGCATTATCATATTCGTGGTGAATTTGGATCGAATTCTGATAGATCTTCTGCTGGCGATTTTCGAACTGTATCGAATCAAGTGAGGGGTTTTGAGTCAAATTCGGGGAATTATGAGAATAGACGTCGTTTGAATTATGATTATCATGATAAGGGGAGTGAGAATCAGAGTTGGTTTCGTGATAGAGAGGTCGTGAGAGAACCGCGTGATTCATCGATTGAATTTGGTAGTAATGAGATTGGTGATGGTGAAACTAGGATTGCTACTGGGAAACGTGAGCATTATAGGAGTAGAGAAGGGAATTTGGAGGTGGAAAGGCATGGTGGTAAAAGAAGTAGAGAGGGTAGTTATGAGTTCAAGAGGACTCCTAGGAAGCAGGTACAGAAAAAGAGTGCTCTACTTAGGATTCAACAGCCTAGTTACAGGAACAGAGAGGATGAGAGATTGCCTTACTCAGGTTATGTTGATGATACCAAATCTAGTTCTTTTAGAGGTAAAGATCAGGAATCTGGTTTTTTTAGAGGTAAAGATAAAGATAAGGTTATACACACAGATCGTGGGATGGGAGAGGGAGAAAGAGAGGGAAGCCCAGTAGAGCTTGATGTGTCTTTTAAGTCTAATTCATTGGTAGCCAAGGCAATTTTGACGCCTTCTTCAACTACAGTGGGTGCTTCTGAAACGATTTTGACACCTAGGAATAGTAAAGTTAGGAAAGTGCTGGTCCCTGCTAAGGATAAGGACAGTATTAATTCATCAATGAATAAACCCAGCAAGGTTGCAGTAGAAGTGGGCAAAGGTGCAAGTGTTGCAAGTAAAGCTTCCAGTTCTGACAAGGATCTAAAGAAGTCCAGAGAGGGAGTTATAGCTTCTGGTATTACTAATGTGCGAGATAGTAGTTCACCGCCTCTAAAGAATAGAGTGGAGATGCCTATGAAGAGGACTGTGGCTGTTAGAATTGGAACGCCTGGGAAAATATCTTCACTCagtggaaagaagaaaaaagttgtcAAGAGAGTAGTGAAGAAAGTTGTAAGCCATAATTCAACTTTATCTAGTTCACAACCAACAAAAACTCGTGATGAACCTGTGAAAGCAGATAGCTTTGCCCATACTCCAGCTGAGCCCCGTGACACTGACAAGGCTGCAACTGTGGCTGATGTTAATTCACAGCCTTGTCCAATTGAAGCTACAGTGATACCTGAGAATGAGAGGATGGAGAGATTTGAAAAGTTTATGGAATCAGGGCAGGCTGGTGCCGGAGCATATTCTGGCAATTTATTTGCATATAATAGCAGTGGAAAGAAGAGCTGCTCACGTTCTCCCTTGGGCTCTTCAAATCACAACGAAACCAAATTTGGTGAGAGTTTTGTAAATGGTGATTGTGCCAAAGCCTTGCATGCTATCCCAAATATTGACAACAGTTTAACAAAATCTCTGGATGAAATTATTAGCTCTGATATTGGTGGTGTTGAAGATGTCAGCAACCAGCCTTGTCAGAATGGAGATTCTTGCTTACTTGAGAACAATGCAGTGAGGGGATCTCTCAAGGTTATGAATTCTATTGAGGGCAATACTGATTTTGGTTTATTAAGTATAGAAAAAACGATAATTCATGAGGATCCTATGTATTCATGTATCCCTGTGATGGGTTTAGATGTTGCTTCAATCAACTCACAACAGAGAATTACGGTTTCTGACAAGGGGACATCTGATATTGGTTGCAAGGAACCCTGTAGAAATCAGGGTAGCCCATTAGCTGAGAGTGGCATCACTGATTTCCTTCAGGGTGCTAGTTTCCCTGTAGGAAGCAATGAAATTTTCGCTGTATCCATTTCAGAGGAAACAGGAAGTCAGAATGCTGTCATACGCCTCAATCAGGGAGTAGGGACCATTTTGGGTTCACCAAACTGCTTTACTAATGTAGAAGAAATTGATATCTCCGGCCATGGAACTGGTGATGGTATGGGTGAGGAGCTATCTCAAGATGGGGCTGCTAAAACATTGGAGAGTGAACCCATCAGAGGTTCTCTAGACACCAAGGTTTCTACAAGTGGCGGCGAGGACGAGGCAAATGACATTAAGAAGaacgataaaaaaattgaaatgccTCAGTCAGATTTATCAAGGACAGATGTACCTGACATGCATTTGGAGCCTGCAAATATGGTCACCAGTACCACTGCACATTGGGTGGACACAACTTTGAGATTATGTTTTGAAGATGATGGTACAGCTACGTGTACATTTTCTGGTGCTCAATTTGTGGATGCTGGCTCACAATCTTGTAGTAATGTTGTCAGTGTTCTTCATGAGGGCAGTTTAACAGATGTTTCAGCGGCTAAGGTTTCTGTCAGGAGTAGTGCTGATGTTGGTCAAAGAGGGGTATCACAAAGGAATGAAAAGAATAGAAAGTCCTCAGCTCCTCAACTGGAATTGTGTTCTCCAGTAGAATCTGATGCTGATGAGGGACCTGTATTTGCAGGTAACTCTACATCAGGTATGGAAGTGCCATCCAATTCTGGTGATAGTCTAACACTGCCAAAAGGGGAAGTTGTAGTGTCTGATATGGATTCTCTGTGTACTTCTGATTTGCTATTGGCGCAGAAGGGGATCGCGTTGCTTGAAAATGGTTCAGCAGGGGAGCATTTAAGCTCTGTGGCTTCTATCAAAGATGCATTTGAAGTTGATGGTCTAAAAGATGTTCAATCTCATTTGTCTGTTGAGGAACTGGCAGTTAAAAAAGTGCAATCACATAGTCTATTTGTATCGGTAGGCGAGGACATCATAAACACCATTCCAGTTGTGGTTGGAGGTAGGAATCAAAATGATTCCATGGATATTGATGCTGTTGAGGGAGCCAAAGTGGACATTGATGCTGCAGAAGAGCAAGTTGGTACTGAGAGTGTGACTGATCATTGCCAAATCCCTTCAAAACTTCAGACCCGGTACTTGGATGAAAATATGCCCAGTATAGATGTGGATGATGGCGGGTTTCATGGTGCAAAGAATGATTCGCCTTGTATGTCAAACAATCCATCTTCATTTGGAGATGGCTTTGGAGTTTCCTTAACCAATTCCGGTGATGAACTTATGGAGAATGTACCTGAGACACTGTCTGATAGGGGTTCTCCAGAAACTTTGCCTGATGTCATGGGCACATCCCTCAGCAAAAATTCAGTTGAAAAGATTCATGAGAATGATGATAAAATTGCAGCTGAGAGGCCTGTAATCAATGTTTGTTCTGACTCATCTATGAGTATTTCAAGTTCACAAAATGCTaaagttgttttaaatttggatCATGCAGTGGAACGTGATCAGTTGTTGACTGGGAAGACAGGGCATTTGCCTTCACAGGATTCCAAAATTACAACTCAGATGCCAAATGCCAAGAGTGGGGATTTATATGGAAAGAAGAACCAAAGTAGTCATCCTATTTCTAAGATTTATTCAGGTCgctcatcttttgttttttctgctTCAAAGAGTTCAGCTTCTTCATCTCGCATCTCAAAAACTCGAACATGGCATCGAAATGATAATTGCTCTGATTCTGCTCCGCCACCAAACAAGGCTTTCTCGAGCACTGTTCCTGCGCAAAGGCAATTTCCTAGAAAAGGCGATAAGTCCCAGCGCACCTCTTACATTCGCAAGGGTAACAGTCTTGTCAGAAAACCTACTTCAGTTGCTCAATCCCCAGGTCCCCATGCTTTGAGTTCTTCTGTATATCAGCTCAACTCTTCTGGTACTGATGAACCAAAGAAGAGTGCTGGCTCTGACAGTAGAATTGATCTTGCTGATCCTCTCAATGTTTTGAGAACAGGAGGAATGGATGCTTCTTTTGAGAAACCGAGAACACCTTCACTATCTAGTGTCTCTAAAATATCAAATCGAGCAAGCAACTCTTTCGGGGGTCGTGCATCTTCACCATTAGCTGAACATCTTCACTCTCTTTGTACTGAAACCGTAACGGTCCCAGCAAAATTGTTGGAAAGCAATGACGTTCCAAAGTCTTCTGATGATGTGTTGAAAATTTCAGGATCTCCAATTACTCAAAATAGCCAAATTAGTAATTTGGAATGTCACAGTGATCCAAATGATGGGAATACCGTGGCTTTAGTAAATGGCAAGAGCCTAACATATGTTAAGCGAAAATCAAATCAGTTGGTTGCATCTTCAAATCCTTGCGCGTCTTCTGTTCAAAATGCTCATAACACATCATCTGATAGCTATTACAAGAGGAGGAAAAATCAGCTAATTAGGACTTCACTGGAAAGTCAGATCAAGCAGACAGCCAGCATCCCTGATGAAAGTTTAAATTCAGAGGGACAGACTGCTCTTAACTCTTTCAGCAGAAATTTTAGTAAGAGACGACTGCGTAAAG TTGTGACAAAGACTTGTAAACCTTCTAAGTTGTCTTTAGTCTGGACACTGCATGGTGCACAGTTATCAAAGAATGATGGTGATTCGTCGCATTGTGGGAAGGTCTTGCCTCATTTGTTTCCCTGGAAAAGAGCAACCTATAGGAGAAGTTCCTTGCCAAATTCGTCTTCCATTTCTGATCATAGTTCCTTATCTACAATTGGGTACAATAACTG CAGGAAATTGCTACTTTTAAGAAAGAGGAATACAGAGTACACGAGGTCAAAACATGGATTTTCACTTAGAAAATCCAAGGTATTAAGTGTTGGTGGGTCTAGTTTAAAATGGTCAAAATCCATTGAAAAGCACTCAAAGAAAGCCAATGAG GAAGCTACCCTGGCTGTTGCTGCagcagagagaaagaaaagggaacaGAGAGGTGCTGCACACGTTGCTTGTCCAACAAAGAGTAGAAACATTTCTCGTAAGTTTACTCAAA GAGAACGCATTTTCCGTGTTGGTTCAGTACGCTACAAAATGGATTCTTCAAGGCAGACTCTTCAGAGGATATCAG ATGATGAGTCATCGTGCGCCGGAGcccttcaaaaagaaaaggatgccaAGAAGCTGTATATTCCTAGGAGATTAATGATTGGGAAAGATGA ATATGTTCGAATTGGCAATGGTAACCAGCTCATAAGAGATCCCAAGAAGCGAACTCGCATTTTGGCCAGTGAAAAAGTACAATGGAGTTTGCACACTGCAAGATCACGATTGGCCAGAAAGCGAAAGTACTGTCAATTTTTCACAAGATTTGGAAAATGCAACAAAGATGATGGGAAATGTCCTTTCATTCATGATTCCTCCAAAATTGCTGTCTGCACAAAGTTTTTGAATGGTTTATGTTTCAATCCTGACTGCAAATTGACTCATAAG GTCATTCCTGAAAGGATGCCTGATTGTTCTTACTTTTTGCAAG GCCTTTGTACCAATAAAAACTGCCCTTATAGACACGTGCATGTCAACCCAAATGCTTCTACCTGCGAGGGATTTCTCAGGGGCTATTGTGCTGATGGGAATGAG TGTCTGAAGAAGCACAGCTATGTCTGCCCCTCCTTTGAAGCAATAGGATCCTGTCCTCAAGGATCCAAATGCAAGCTACACCACCCCAAAAACAGAacgaaggaaaagaaaagcaagcgATCACGAGAGAACAATGCACAAGGGCGATATTTTGGCTTGATGCACATCAATGCCACTAAGACGAGAAATGCAGTGCCTGGAAAGCTCTATGTGCAAGATAATGATACCATTTGTTTTAAAGGAATTGCTGATTATATCAGCCTTGATGTTAGTGATGAAGAGGTGGTAGAAAATAACAATCCAGGTGATCTGCATACAGCATTCGGTGATAGTGACCCCTTGAACTTGCAATTAGGTGATCTTGATAAGTTAATTAAACCAGTCCGTATAATGAACATCTAA